The Echinimonas agarilytica genomic sequence TTTGGAGTGAAACTGAATGTCAGAACTTGATGCGTCTGCGGCCCGGCTACGTTGGGGATGTCGTCGCGGTATGCTTGAATTGGATGTTATTCTGGTGCCTTATTTCGACACTTGTTTTGCTGCATTAACGCCCGAGCAGAAAACCATATTTGAACGCTTTTTAGAAAGCGATGACCCCGATCTATTTGCTTGGTTGATGGGGCATGATGAATGTAAAGACAAAGACCTAGCATGGATGGTAGAGCAGATTGTCGCATACAATAAAAGCCTTCTTCGCTGAGTTTTCACCCTCTACGGCTAGTGTCAAGGTATTGTGGCTTGCTTCTGCAATCGGGAGTCTTTGTTGTATGGGTAGCGTTTACTACGGAGCGTTGAGTCAGCGGATTGTGGCGATTGCGGTAGTCATCGTACTCGGCTTACTCTTGTACAAGCTGCAACGAAAACTCCAAACGTATTCAGGGCGGCTTGATATTCAGGACGGTACCGATGTGCGCCTTAGTGTTGCCAATGCTAACATTCAAGGCGTGCTCCAAAGTCCAATTTTCTTAAGTTCTTTAGGATGCGGTTTTCGTATTCTAGAAGGCAACCAAACGCAGTATTGGTGTTTTATTGCTCGGGACAGTGTCAGCGAGCTCGCCTTTAGCGAACTCACTGCCCTACTTCAAACCCAACGTGCCGTTATAGCGAAGGCGGCGTTGGATTAACCGGGCCAGGCACCAATATGGTGGGCTGACTGTTTTCAGCTTTGTCTGGGTAATCTAAGTTGTAATGTAAGCCACGACTTTCTTTGCGCTGCATTGCACAACGTACGATTAATTCAGCCACTTGCACTAGATTTCTCAACTCTAATACATTGTTACCGACTCTGAAATTTGAATAGTAATCATGCATTTCTTGTTGTAACAATTGAATGCGTCGTAAAGCGCGTTCGAGTCGCTTGTCTGTTCTGACGATACCAACGTAATCCCACATAAATAGGCGCAATTCATGCCAGTTGTGCTGGATCACGACCTCCTCATCTGAACATTCAACTTGGCTCTCGTCCCACGGTGGAATGTCAATTAAATCGCAAGGACGACTCAAGTGCTTCACAATGTTTTGTGCTGCGGCTTCAGCAAATACAACGCATTCAAGCAGTGAGTTGCTGGCCATTCGGTTGGCACCATGTAGGCCGGTATAGCTCACTTCTCCAATAGCATACAAAGATTCAACATCGGTTTTGCCGCGCATATCTACAACTACGCCGCCGCAGGTGTAGTGTGCGGCAGGAACCACTGGAATGGGTTGTTCTGTGATATCAATACCCAGCGAGAGCAGCTTTTTGTGAATCGTAGGGAAGTGGCTGCGTACAAAGTCGGCAGGCTTGTGTGAAATGTCTAAATACACACAATCGGCCCCTAAACGTTTCATTTCATAATCAATTGCACGGGCAACGATGTCACGTGGGGCTAACTCCAACCGCTCATCAAAGCGATGCATAAAACGCTCGCCATTTGGCAGTGTTAAATGAGCGCCTTCGCCTCGCAATGCTTCGGTGAGCAAAAAGTTTCGAGCTTCAGGGTGATACAAGCAGGTGGGGTGAAATTGGTTAAATTCCATATTCGCCACACGGCACCCAGCTCTCCATGCCATTGCAATACCGTCGCCGGATGCAACATCTGGATTACTGGTGTATTGATAAACTTTAGACGAGCCACCCGTCGCTAACATAACGAATCGAGCGCGCAGGGTTTCGACTTTTTCCAGGTTGCGGTTCCAGATATATGCGCCGTGTACTTTGTTATCTGAAAGGCCGAGTTTATTTCCGGTGATGAGGTCTACTGCATTAAAACGTTCGAGCAATTCAATGTTTGGATTGTTGCGAACTGCGTCAACGAGTGTAGTTTGAACCGCTTTTCCGGTTGCATCTGCAGCATGAAGAATGCGGCGGTGGCTGTGGCCTCCCTCGCGCGTTAAATGATACTTTTGTTCGCCGTTGCCATCTTCAAAGGTGTCAAATGGAACTCCTTTATCAATGAGCCATTGAATGCTCTGACGCGCATTAGATGCGGTATATCTGACAACGTCAGCGTCGCAAAGTCCAGCGCCGGCAATAAGGGTATCTTCGACATGAGAGTCAACTGTGTCGGTTTCGTCAAACACCGCCGCGATTCCGCCTTGTGCGTAGTATGTCGCACCCTCGGTGAGCGGGCCTTTACTTAAAACAATCACTTTGGCATCGTGGGCGAGCCGAAGTGCGGCAGTGAGACCGGCGGCTCCACTTCCGATAATGAGCACATCACAGGTATAATCAGCAGGTTGTTTCATGTGTTTTGTGGCGCGAAGAGCGTGTCCTTGTTATGTTAGCGGAACTTTGAGTAACGTTACATAGATCTCAATTTCAAATCATAATAATTTTTTTACAAAAATATCCGAACTTTTTCGAAAGGCTTGAGTCTACTCATGTAAGCCATTTAGCCGATGACTAAGTTGAAGTTTACGGATTATACAGGAGATTCGGCTCGAATGAGCGAACAAAGTCTCGACCAAAAATTGGTCGAACGGGTTCAGCAAGGCGATAAACGTGCATTTGATTTGTTGGTTACAAAATATCAACACAAGGTTCATAGTTTAATTGCTCGGTACATTAAGAATCCAAATGAAGTGCAGGATGTTGCGCAAGAAGCTTTTATCAAAGCCTATCGAGCACTCGGTTCATTTCGAGGTGAGAGCGCGTTCTACACTTGGTTGTATCGAATTGCAGTGAACAGCGCGAAGAATTACTTGGTGTCTCAAGGCCGACGCCCGCCAGCCGCTGATGTAGATGCTCAAGATGCTGAGTTCTATGAAGGTGGTGAAGTGTTGCATGAAGTTGCATCTCCTGAACGGGAAGCATTGTCTGATGAAATCAGAAAAGTTGTGTTCGACACAATTGATGGCTTACCCGAGGATTTGCGCACAGCAATCACGTTGCGCGAGCTAGAAGGCATGAGCTACGAAGAAATATCCGGCGTAATGGATTGCCCAGTAGGCACTGTTAGGTCCCGAATTTTTAGAGCACGTGAAACAATTGAGAAACGTTTAGAACCGTTACTCCAACGTTAATTGTGAATAAGATGACAGGCACATTGAAATGATGACTGATAAGTTAGAGCAGGTATCTGCATTAGCCGACGACCAATGGGATGACGACGCGATTGAAGCATTGTTGTCCGACCCTGAATTACAGAGTCGTTGGGCCACTCACCATCAAGTGAGTGATGCGATGCGCGGTGAAAATGTCACCTTAGCCGACAGCAGCTTTGCTGATCGTGTTTCTGCTGCGATTGCAGAAGAACCTACGGTTTTGGCGCCCAAGGCGACAAGCACCTCAAGCGTTAAAGTCCCGGGTAAAGTTGTTCGTATGTTCCGTCAGGCAGGGCAATATGCAATTGCTGCAACTGTAGCTGCGGTTGCAATTGTCGGTGTGCAACATAGTGGAGATGAGTCGCCAGAGCAGCGCCTTCCTGTACTGAATACTACGCCTGTGGCGGGCGTTACTGCTGCTCCTGTGAGCTTAAATGCGGCCGCGCCTCAAACGTCTTCTGCATCAAATCAAGCAGAAGCACGTGAAAGATTGATTGAACAACGACGTCGAATTAATGCATATTTCCAAGACCATGAGCTTCAACTGAGAATTCAGCAGCCAGACCTTCAAGGAAATGTTGCTAACCAACACGATGAAATTAAGGCACCAAATCAACAAGCCGAACATTAAGAACAAGTGGTTGCAGTGTGTCGTCGCTGCAACCGTTCTTCTCTTCTCGATTGGCAGTCCTGTGTATGCAGGTGACGCTAATATTGCTACGACTCCATCAGCCAAAGCTTGGCTGCTCCGTATGGGGCAAACATTTCAAGCTGCAAATTATTCATTGTCGCTGATCCGTGTTTATCAACAACACTTTGAACCTGTTGTGATTGAGCATGGTGTTATTGATGGTGAAGAAATTGTCCATGTGAATTACCTGAATGGTCCAGAACGTGAAATTCTGCATCGGGGTGGTTTAGTGACCTATTTCCAGCATGACGAGCCGCCATACTCCGTTTCCGGAGAGCGTTCAGTGGGTCCAATCCCACAAGCGTTTATTTCGGGTATTGAGGCGCTCGAAGAAAGCTACACATTTGTGTTAGGGGGCCGAAACAGAGTGATGGGCCGTGCTGCTCAGCTCATTCGTATTGAGCCTAAAGATGGTGACCGTTATAGCCTGTGGGTTTGGCTTGATGCCGATCTTGGCATGCTACTAAGAGCCGATAAAGTATCGCCTAGCGGTGAACCACTGGAACATGTTCAAATTGTGTCGACGCAATACTTTGAACAGCCAACCCCTATCATTGAAAAACTGGCACAAGTTGATATGCCCGCTGCAGTGCCGCTCCTTGAACCCGACTCAGCAAGCACACCTACACGGGTGAAGTGGACCGCTCGATACCTCCCTCGTGGATTTAAATTACTCGGCCGAGATCGTCATCGTCTGGGCATGACAGAAAACCTAGTTGATTATCAGTTGTACAGCGATGGGATTAGCTCAATTTCCATATACATTGGCGCAGCCATTGATGGTAAACCCGGTCAATCACTTGTCAGTCAAGGAGCCACCAATCTCATCACGATCGCCAAAGATGGTATGGAAGTCGCGGTCATTGGTACTTTGCCACCTGAAACAATAAAGCGCATTGCTGAAGGCGTTTACCCCGAAGCGCAAAGCAGCAATAAACTGGGTAAACAACCGTGATTGAAACAATCGCAACGGTCGTCGAAAGCCGCTCAGGCATGGTGGTGGTCGAAGCTGCGCGCAAATCCAGTTGTGATAGTTGTTCGGACAAGCAATGTGGCAATGGACAGGTCAATCGAGCACTTGAGACGCGATATCATAAATTGTCATTGCCCTATGATGATCAGCTACAAGTGGGGACTCAGGTCGTTGTTGCGATTCCAGAGCAAGGTTTACTCACCGCCGCAGGGCTAATGTTTGTGTTGCCAATGCTGTCGATGTTGCTATTGGCATTCGGTGCTCAATGGCTTTTTGTTGAGCGCTTAGGCTTGCATGAAATCACGGTCATTGCATGGGCCGCAGGCGGCGCTTGGCTGGGATATAAAATAGCTAGAATTTGGCATCAAAATCTTAATCAAAAAGAATGGTTAGAGCCTAGAATTAAGCGTGTTATCCCTGAAGTTGTGACCACAGAAATTAAATCAACTTTCTGAATACTTGCAAACATAGCCTCCGGCGCTGATTTTCAGTACAATCAGCGCCCTTAACGTTCCCATTAGCCAGATAGTTACAGACTCAATGAATCAATCGCACATTCGCAACTTTTCTATTATTGCCCACATTGATCACGGCAAATCGACTTTGTCTGACCGTTTGATTCAATATTGTGGAGGTCTTTCAGAGCGTGAAATGGCAGCACAAGTTCTCGACTCCATGGACTTGGAGCGCGAGCGCGGTATTACCATTAAAGCGCAAAGTGTGACGTTGAATTACACCGCAAACGACGGTGAAATATATCAACTCAACTTCATTGATACGCCAGGCCACGTCGACTTCTCCTATGAAGTATCTCGTTCATTGGCCGCGTGTGAAGGTGCATTGCTGGTGGTGGACGCAGGGCAGGGCGTTGAAGCACAAACGCTAGCGAACTGCTACACCGCAATGGAAATGGACTTGGAAGTTGTTCCAGTTCTGAACAAGATTGACTTACCACAGGCCGACCCAGAGCGTGTGGCTGAAGAAATTGAAGATATTGTGGGGATTGATGCGATTGATGCCGTGCGATGTTCAGCTAAAACCGGTATCGGTATTGAAGATGTACTTGAGCGAATTGTAAAAGAGATTCCATCTCCGACTGGCGGTGAAGATGATGCAACTCAAGCCCTGATTATTGATTCATGGTTCGATTCGTATTTAGGCGTTGTGTCACTTGTTCGAGTGAAACACGGTACCTTACGCAAGGGTGACAAGATCCGTGTGATGAGCACGGGCCAAGACTGGGGCGTTGACCGCATCGGTATTTTTACGCCAAAGCAAACAGATACCGATGGTTTATCAACCGGTGAAGTGGGCTGGGTTGTGTGCGGCATGAAAAACATTTTGGGCGCGCCAGTGGGTGATACTTTAACACTGACTCGTAAGCCTTCAGAAACAGCTCTGCCCGGCTTTCAGCGCGTTAAACCGCAAGTATATGCAGGCCTTTTCCCAATCAGCTCGGATGATTACGAAGGCTTTCGTGATGCCTTGGGCAAATTAAGCCTCAATGATTCTTCCTTGTTTTATGAGCCAGAAAGTTCCAGTGCGCTTGGTTTTGGTTTCCGTTGTGGGTTCTTAGGCTTGCTGCACATGGAAATCATTCAAGAGCGTCTTGAGCGTGAATATAACCTTGAACTGATTACCACAGCACCTACCGTAGTTTACGAAGTGGCGCTAAATAGTGGTGACATTGAGATGGTCGATAGCCCATCTAAACTGCCGCCTTTAAATAATATTGCCGAGATCCGCGAACCTATCGCTGACGTAAATATCCTCGTTCCGCAAGAACACTTAGGCAATGTGATTACCTTGTGTGTTGAGAAACGCGGTGTGCAGAAAAATATGGCATATCACGGCAAGCAAGTCGCATTGACGTACGAAATCCCAATGGCTGAAGTGGTGTTAGATTTCTTCGACCGACTCAAGTCAACAAGCCGTGGTTACGCGTCTTTAGATTATAATTTCAAATTCTTTAATGCAGCGCCAATGGTGCGTGTTGATATTTTGATTAACAGCGAACGAGTGGATGCTTTAGCGATTATTTGTCACCAAGACAACGCTCAGTCTCGTGGCCGTTTGGTGGTTGAGAAAATGAAAGATCTGATTCCTCGTCAAATGTTCGATATTGCAATTCAAGCCGCAATTGGCGGACATATCATTGCACGTACCACCGTGAAACAAATGCGTAAGAACGTGATTGCGAAATGTTACGGCGGTGATATTAGCCGTAAGAAAAAGCTACTTGCCAAGCAAAAAGAAGGTAAGAAGCGCATGAAGCAAGTTGGCAATGTTGAAGTACCACAAGAAGCATTCCTCGCTATTTTGAAAGTGGACAACTAAAAAGGATATTTGAATGGCCACCTATTTTTCGCAATTGCTGTTTGTACTCACGGTTATTACCGGTGTGGTGTGGGCAATGGAGCGCTTCGTATGGAGCAAAAAACGCTCCGAGACGGTCGAAAAAGCTGAGTCGCAAACCCATGCAGGCTTGCCTCTCAATGTTAAAGAAGACATGGAAGAGCAACCCGGCTGGATTGAAACTTCAGTGTCAATATTTCCAGTGTTGGCCTTTGTATTGATTCTTCGTTCGTTTTTATACGAACCGTTTCAAATCCCTTCAGGCTCAATGATGCCGACACTGTTAGTGGGCGACTTCATTCTGGTTGAAAAGTATGCGTATGGATTAAGGGATCCATTGGTTCGCAGTAAACTGGTTGAAACAGGCAGTCCTGAGCGTGGCGATATTGTGGTGTTCAAATATCCAGAAGCGCCGAATGTGGATTACATTAAGCGTGTAGTGGGTCTTCCCGGTGATTCTGTGATTTATCGCGATAAGCGTCTGTACATTCGTCCTGCGTGTGACAATAGTGCCGATTGTGGCAGTTACAAAGCAGTTGATATGGAATTGATGGGGCAGAGCGAATTTTTGCAAGGGCCATTCCCCTTGGTCAAAGCCAATGAGCAGCTAGGCGAAGCAAGGCATGAAATATTGATGAACCCTGCTTATCCAGACCGCATCAACGATTATTACAAGCAAGCTGGAACTCAGCTTGACGAGTGGAAAGTTCCAGCCGATTCTTATTTTATGATTGGTGATAACCGTGATAATTCTCGCGATAGCCGATTTTGGGGATTTGTACCTGAGCATTATTTGGTGGGCAAAGCGGTTTTCATTTGGATGAGCTTTGAGTTTGAGCGTGAAGAATCATCCATGTTGCCTGCTTGGATTCCTACCGGGGTTCGTTTTGAACGACTCGGGAGTATCCAGTAATGGCATTGAGTGCCAATTTACTAATGCCGCTACAAAAGCGTTTGGGGCACCAGTTTTCTGAACTAAGCTTGCTCAAGCAAGCGTTGACTCACCGTAGTGCCGATAGCCAACACAATGAGCGCCTCGAATATCTTGGAGATGCTGTGTTAGGAATGGTCATTGCAGAAGCGCTGTATCAAAAATTTCCAGATCATGCCGAAGGCGATTTAAGCCGAATGCGCTCTACGCTCGTACGAGGTAAAACTCTGGCAGAAATTGGCCGAGAATTTGACTTAGGCTCGGTGGTCCGTTTGGGCCCCGGAGAAATGAAAAGCGGGGGCCACCGCCGAGAATCTATTCTAGCCGATGCGGTTGAGGCCATTATTGGTGCCGTGTTCTTAGATGCCGGAATCGAAGCCGCAAAAAAAATGCTTTTAAACTGGTATTCAGAACGGTTAACAACGATCAGCCCGATTGCACTGAAAGATGCCAAGACGCGCCTTCAAGAGTACCTTCAAGGCCGCCAACTAAATTTACCCGACTACGCTGTGACTGACACGCGGGGTCAGGCACACAATCAAACATTTACCGTAAGCTGTCAGGTGCAAGGAATGGCATCAGTTGTGGCCAAAGGAACAAGCCGACGAAAAGCAGAGCAAGCCGCAGCAGAAATGGTTATCAACGCACTTAATGCCGAAGGGGCAAAAATATGACACACCAACGCGCAGGTATGGTTGCAATTGTTGGGCGCCCCAATGTTGGCAAATCAACATTACTGAACAATGTACTGGGTCAAAAAGTCAGTATTACCTCCAAAAAACCGCAAACCACCCGCCACCGTATTATGGGGATCTTCACTGAAGCAGAAAAGCAGGTCGTGTTTGTCGACACACCAGGCCTTCATATTGAAGAAAAGCGTGCCATTAACCGTTTGATGAACCGCGCCGCATCGTCGGGTCTAGCGGATGTGGAAATGGTTGTGTTTGTGAGTGATGGCGATCAGTGGACTGAAGATGATGATATGGTCGTACAGAAGTTACGTGCGCTACCCAAACGCGTCAAAGTAATTGCTGTGATTAACAAAGTTGATTTGATTAAAGACAAAGCGACAATGCTGCCAGTATTACAGCGTTTATCAGACCAAATGTCGTTTGCCCAAATCATGCCTATTTCTGCAGAAAAAGGCACCAATATCGATACCTTGATGGCGTATGTGTTAGACAACCTTCCTGAGTGCGAACATTTCTTCCCAGAAGACTACATCACTGACCGTTCTTCACGCTTTATGGCCGCAGAAATTGTGCGTGAAAAGTTGATGCGTTTTACAGGGGATGAACTGCCCTACAGCGTGACTGTAGAAATCGAGCGTTTTGTAGTGAACGAAAAAGGCATCGCTGAAATTAATGCATTGGTATTGGTTGAACGCGAAGGCCAAAAACGCATGGTGATTGGCAAAGGCGGCGAGAAGCTCAAAGTCATTGGCCGCGACGCGCGTTTGGACATGGAGCGTTTGTTCGATCAAAAAGTGTTTTTACAAATTTGGGTCAAGGTCAAAAGTGGTTGGGCCGACGATGAGCGAGCATTACGCAGCTTAGGTTACGGCGAAGACTAAATGTTGAGGGCGCAGTTGCAGCCGGTTTACCTGCTCAACCGGCGTCCTTACCGAGAAGACTCAGCATTAATTGATGTGCTGAGTCGAGATTATGGCTTGGTGAGGCTTGTTGCGAGAGGCTTACGTCGCAAGAAAAACCCCCTAAGTGCAATTCTGCAGCCGTTTACACCCATTATCATGAGCTGGCAGAGCAAAACAGACTTGGGCACAATGCATCAGGCAGAAGCAAGCCAATGTGGGTTTGAACTGTCGGGTGATCATTTATATGCCGGTTTTTATCTGAATGAGTTAGTCAGCCGGTTGCTCGATAACTCAGAACCTGCTCCTGAGCTTTTTATTCACTACGGTGCGAGCATTTCGGCTCTTTCTCTTTTAGACACTCAATTCGAAGTGATATTACGCCGGTTTGAACATGAACTGCTAAATTATCTTGGGTATGGTTTGCCAAACATGGAGTTTGATAACCACGTATATTTTGCGTGGGACGGCGCTCACGGCTTAGTTGAAACTCAACAGGCTGGCTTTATTCAAGGCTGGCATTTGAATCATATTGAAGCGGGTGAATACGGCAACGAAGCGGTTCTTCGAGCCGCAAAACATTTGTCTCGACAACGTTTTGCTCCATTGCTTGGAGACAAACCACTTAAAAGTCGGGATGTATGGTTACAGATGAAACGAGGTAATTCGTGAAAGAAATTCTCTTAGGCGTGAACATTGATCACGTAGCAACATTGCGTCAGGCAAGACAGGTCGCTTATCCCGATACGGTCCATGCTGCGAGCCTTGCGGAGCAAGCGGGAGCCGATGGCATCACCATTCATTTACGCGAAGATCGTCGACATATTCAAGACCGAGATGTTGAAATTTTAGCGCAAACGCTAAATACGCGGATGAATTTAGAGATGGCTGCCACTGATGAAATGGTCGCAATTGCAACTCGTATTAAGCCTGAGTTTGTGTGTTTAGTCCCAGAAAAACGCGCAGAGCTTACAACCGAAGGCGGGCTGGATGTTTTAGGTCATCAAAGCCGTATGCAGGACGTGGTAGGAATGCTTGCTGAGGCAGGTATTAAAACTTCATTATTTATCGATGCAGAAGAAGCTCAGATTGAAGCTGCCAAAGCTGTGGGAGCTCCTTATATTGAATTGCATACCGGGGCTTATGCCGATGTAGTGGGTGACGCGGCTATTGCTCAAGAGCTCAACAAAATTACTCATGGCGCAAAGTTTGCCGATGATCTTGGCTTGTGCGTCAATGCTGGGCATGGGTTGCATTATCACAACGTTGTGCCTATTGCTGCTATCCCACAAATCGAAGAGCTCAATATTGGGCATTCTATTATTGCCCGCGCTATCTACTCAGGTTTGCCAGAGGCAGTGGAAACAATGAAGCGACTCATTGTTGAAGCGCGAGTGCGCTCGGCGATTAAATAGTTTCATATTGCACTAGGAGCGCGACGGTTGGCTATTATTGGTTTAGGGAATGATCTGGTTGAAATTTCACGTATCGAAGCGGTGGTGACTGGCAATCACTGCAAGCGCTTCGTAAAGCGAGTGTTAACCGATTCTGAACAAGAAATATTTAACCAGCATTCAAACCCCGAACGCTTTCTTGCTAAACGATGGGCGGCTAAAGAAGCTGCTGCTAAAGCATTGGGCACAGGCGTTGCTGGAGGGGTTAGCTTCCAGGATTTCAATGTTCACAACAAAGATTCCGGTCAACCTGTCCTCACCTTATCTGGAATTGCTAAGCAGCTCGCAGATAAAGCCGGAGTTAGGCATTGCTGGTTAAGCTTATCTGACGAAAAAGATCATGCACTCGCCACGGTTGTTTTAGAATCTTGAAGCCCGTTTGGCGGGTTGGAGATCAGTTGCTCAAGCAAATCATCCAACTCAAAATATTCAGGTTCAGCTTCACTTACAGCACTGCTGTTTTTCAATTCTGTTTCGAGCTGCTCTGCGGCTTGCTTAAGGCGCGGCACCCCTGCATAGCAACACGCTCCGTGCAGACGATGTACTTGAGCTTTTAATTCATCTAGATTTTTAGTGAGCCATGCCTGATTAATAGCGCGTTGGGAGTCGGGTAACGAGGCAATTAGCAGCGACAACATTTCTTTGGCAAGCTCAGTGCGCCCGCCAGCTTGAATCAACGCTTGAGGCCAATCTACAAGCGGATGATTGATAAATGTTAAGGCATCAGCTGATTGGTTTTGTGCTTGATGCCAGTGGTTTAGAATGTTGTCGAGCAGTGATTCTTCGATGGGCTTGGTGAGGTAATCATCCATACCGCTAGAAAGCAACGACGCCTTTTCTTCGGGCAATGCGTGTGCAGTCACAGCCACAACAGGAGTGGAGCGGTTAAACGTGTCTTGTCGGATGCGCTGTGTCGCGGTCACACCATCCGTGTTGGGCATTTGAATATCCATGAATATGATATCAAAGCTTTCTTTTTGGGCCATCAATACGGCCTGATCACCACTGGTGGCCATGGCCACTTGACTCACTTTTTCTTTGAGCAGAGTCACAATGAGTTTTAAGTTGGCCGGATTATCATCCACCGCCAGCACTTTCATTGGTTTTCTCACCGATGCAATCGTGTTTTCTAAGACGGCAACATCATGCATCGCAGTTGTTTGCGAAAATGTATGCTTCAATGCTGCAATGAGGCGCGGGCTCACCACTGGTTTGAGTAAATAATTGACATGCATATCTCGGTAATGGGTTAAATTTTCGAGATTATGGTTGCCTGAATAAGCCGTCATAAGAATGGCTCGACGAGTGATTTGCGATAAACGATTGAGTTCATGTTCGAGCTGCTGTTGATCGAAGTGGTCAATCGACATCAACACGTAGTCATATTGAATACTTTTAGAAACCAGTGACAGCCACTGATCGCTGCTGCGACATGGTGTCACGTTCATCAACCAGTCATGCAACGGCTTTTCAATACTTTCAATAGCTCGCGCTTGAGGTTCAAACAACAACACAGACTTACCAATCATTTCTTCTGGGTGGCGGTTGTCAGTTAGTGCAATTGGGCTGATTCGAGTTGTAAAGGTACACCAGAAATAGGAGCCTTTGCCCACGGCGCTTTCTAAGCCAATGTCTCCCCCCATTTCTTGCAATAGGCGCTTGGTAATGACAAGGCCTAACCCAGTGCCGCCAAAGCGACGTGAGATACTCGCGTCGGCTTGTGCAAAGGCTTGGAATAGCGCTTGTTGTTGCTCTTCAGAAATACCCACACCGGTATCTCTCACGCCGATTTTTATGGAAGATTGATCGCCATGAATTTGTTCAAGTTGAACCTCTATTTCAATAGAGCCGGCGTTAGTAAATTTAATCGCATTACCCACCAGGTTGGTCATGACCTGCTTAATCCGCAAGGAATCTCCCAGTAAATCATCGGGAACTTCATTTTCAATGACTACCGCCAAATCGAGCGATTTTTGATAGGCCGCGGGTGCGAGCATTTGCATTGTTTCGTCAATGGCATCACGCAGAATAAACGGCACTTGTTCTAGCGTCAGTTTGCCAGCTTCGAGTTTGGACAAATCGAGGATGTCATTGATGATACCCAGTAGGTTTTGTGCAGATGTTTCAATGGTCAACACTTGATCGCGTTGCGGCCCGCCAAGTTGAGTTTTTAACAGTTGCCGCGAAAAGCCTAAAACGCCGTTTAGCGGTGTTCTTAGTTCATGGCTCATATTGGCCAAAAATTCTGTTTTCACACGAGCGGCTTCTTGCGCGCGACGCTTGGCAAGATCCAATTCAACGTTTTGAATCTCGAT encodes the following:
- a CDS encoding succinate dehydrogenase assembly factor 2; the protein is MSELDASAARLRWGCRRGMLELDVILVPYFDTCFAALTPEQKTIFERFLESDDPDLFAWLMGHDECKDKDLAWMVEQIVAYNKSLLR
- the nadB gene encoding L-aspartate oxidase codes for the protein MKQPADYTCDVLIIGSGAAGLTAALRLAHDAKVIVLSKGPLTEGATYYAQGGIAAVFDETDTVDSHVEDTLIAGAGLCDADVVRYTASNARQSIQWLIDKGVPFDTFEDGNGEQKYHLTREGGHSHRRILHAADATGKAVQTTLVDAVRNNPNIELLERFNAVDLITGNKLGLSDNKVHGAYIWNRNLEKVETLRARFVMLATGGSSKVYQYTSNPDVASGDGIAMAWRAGCRVANMEFNQFHPTCLYHPEARNFLLTEALRGEGAHLTLPNGERFMHRFDERLELAPRDIVARAIDYEMKRLGADCVYLDISHKPADFVRSHFPTIHKKLLSLGIDITEQPIPVVPAAHYTCGGVVVDMRGKTDVESLYAIGEVSYTGLHGANRMASNSLLECVVFAEAAAQNIVKHLSRPCDLIDIPPWDESQVECSDEEVVIQHNWHELRLFMWDYVGIVRTDKRLERALRRIQLLQQEMHDYYSNFRVGNNVLELRNLVQVAELIVRCAMQRKESRGLHYNLDYPDKAENSQPTILVPGPVNPTPPSL
- the rpoE gene encoding RNA polymerase sigma factor RpoE; its protein translation is MSEQSLDQKLVERVQQGDKRAFDLLVTKYQHKVHSLIARYIKNPNEVQDVAQEAFIKAYRALGSFRGESAFYTWLYRIAVNSAKNYLVSQGRRPPAADVDAQDAEFYEGGEVLHEVASPEREALSDEIRKVVFDTIDGLPEDLRTAITLRELEGMSYEEISGVMDCPVGTVRSRIFRARETIEKRLEPLLQR
- a CDS encoding sigma-E factor negative regulatory protein, with protein sequence MMTDKLEQVSALADDQWDDDAIEALLSDPELQSRWATHHQVSDAMRGENVTLADSSFADRVSAAIAEEPTVLAPKATSTSSVKVPGKVVRMFRQAGQYAIAATVAAVAIVGVQHSGDESPEQRLPVLNTTPVAGVTAAPVSLNAAAPQTSSASNQAEARERLIEQRRRINAYFQDHELQLRIQQPDLQGNVANQHDEIKAPNQQAEH
- a CDS encoding MucB/RseB C-terminal domain-containing protein; this translates as MKLRHQINKPNIKNKWLQCVVAATVLLFSIGSPVYAGDANIATTPSAKAWLLRMGQTFQAANYSLSLIRVYQQHFEPVVIEHGVIDGEEIVHVNYLNGPEREILHRGGLVTYFQHDEPPYSVSGERSVGPIPQAFISGIEALEESYTFVLGGRNRVMGRAAQLIRIEPKDGDRYSLWVWLDADLGMLLRADKVSPSGEPLEHVQIVSTQYFEQPTPIIEKLAQVDMPAAVPLLEPDSASTPTRVKWTARYLPRGFKLLGRDRHRLGMTENLVDYQLYSDGISSISIYIGAAIDGKPGQSLVSQGATNLITIAKDGMEVAVIGTLPPETIKRIAEGVYPEAQSSNKLGKQP
- a CDS encoding SoxR reducing system RseC family protein, with amino-acid sequence MIETIATVVESRSGMVVVEAARKSSCDSCSDKQCGNGQVNRALETRYHKLSLPYDDQLQVGTQVVVAIPEQGLLTAAGLMFVLPMLSMLLLAFGAQWLFVERLGLHEITVIAWAAGGAWLGYKIARIWHQNLNQKEWLEPRIKRVIPEVVTTEIKSTF
- the lepA gene encoding translation elongation factor 4, whose amino-acid sequence is MNQSHIRNFSIIAHIDHGKSTLSDRLIQYCGGLSEREMAAQVLDSMDLERERGITIKAQSVTLNYTANDGEIYQLNFIDTPGHVDFSYEVSRSLAACEGALLVVDAGQGVEAQTLANCYTAMEMDLEVVPVLNKIDLPQADPERVAEEIEDIVGIDAIDAVRCSAKTGIGIEDVLERIVKEIPSPTGGEDDATQALIIDSWFDSYLGVVSLVRVKHGTLRKGDKIRVMSTGQDWGVDRIGIFTPKQTDTDGLSTGEVGWVVCGMKNILGAPVGDTLTLTRKPSETALPGFQRVKPQVYAGLFPISSDDYEGFRDALGKLSLNDSSLFYEPESSSALGFGFRCGFLGLLHMEIIQERLEREYNLELITTAPTVVYEVALNSGDIEMVDSPSKLPPLNNIAEIREPIADVNILVPQEHLGNVITLCVEKRGVQKNMAYHGKQVALTYEIPMAEVVLDFFDRLKSTSRGYASLDYNFKFFNAAPMVRVDILINSERVDALAIICHQDNAQSRGRLVVEKMKDLIPRQMFDIAIQAAIGGHIIARTTVKQMRKNVIAKCYGGDISRKKKLLAKQKEGKKRMKQVGNVEVPQEAFLAILKVDN